In Lathyrus oleraceus cultivar Zhongwan6 chromosome 2, CAAS_Psat_ZW6_1.0, whole genome shotgun sequence, the DNA window AGGTTCATAACTAGCATAAGGAATGAAGCATACACGTTGGAAACATTGTCGATGAAGAGATACACATGAGTAGGAATGCATCAAAACAAAAAACGTTTTACACTTAAATGTAACAACCTTCTTAAATGTAACAACCTTAGGCCCGTTGATCCTCGTACTATTAATAAACAACAATTCAATAATACTTTTTTGTTTTCTCCAACTATCTTTCACACATAAGCTATTTCATAGAGGATTATATGACTCTGTAAAATCGTCCCACCAAACCCAACAGAGGTCAGAAAGGAGGAATCACTTTCCCCATGGAGGAAAGTTAAAGCCTAAAGCATTAATGATTGTCAAAGAGTCTCACTTGTTAGGTAGCCACCTCCGAGATCAAAGGCTCTTGAGTGTTTTCATTTGGGTTAAAGGTAGAGTAAAGTTACCCTTTGGTTGGAAAATTCTTTCACGAGTAGATATGCAAAAGAAAATGCGACAAGATACACATAAAAGAATAAACCCATAATAGGGGTAAGATAAGAATTTCAAACTTAAGATGTTCAGGAATTACAACAAGGGACCAAAAACAGAATCCTCGCTCCACCAAGTTAATCACAATATACAATAAAGACATCAGGGACAAACACCCTGACCATATCTTGATGCTTTATTCCAATTGACTATTCACAATATTGTTGAAGCAGTTTGCATTAGTCGTATTCCTCTTAACCCTTGGGTTGAAAAAATGAATGTGTTATGGCATTATGGAAAGTCTATCTAGAGATATGGAATTTATGAGTTCATCCATATCTCAATATCTCTTTCTCCCAATTATCACATAGTCTTGAGGGATGAAAAGTCATCCTACCTCTTTTTGGAAGCTTCCTCAATCTATAGAAGGTTTTCTTCAGTTGTCTTATTCTTGTTGAATAGTTATTGAATATTTTTGTTCAGGCCCTCTGAATCCTTTTGTCTCTCCTAAAAATTCTATTGTGATTTAGTCAAAGATGTTGTCCTACCCTCCTTTTTAGTTTCTAAATATTTTACCTCAAGTTCCAAGGTCAACACATCTTCTTTGGCCCTTCCTAACTCCGACCGCGACTTTTCCTTTTCAAAGGAAAGTTCTGAATCTGTCGTGAAAATCACATAATTAAAATACATGAGATGGGATACATAAAGTATACACACGCCATAGCCTTTTGAAAACTCAAAGGACTGAGATCAACCAATCTCCATTGTGACATCATACGTATGCATCAAAATATCTATGTTATAATCAAAATACCGATGCTATAAAATATCCCTAATATTTTTTTAGTTACTACTCTCAATGAAGAGGCTCATGCAAATATCTATGCTATAAAAACTGAATTAAAATACCGATGTACAAATTTATTTCATCAGTTATTGAGCCAAAAGGAGTTTTATATGAAAAAATGGTTAGTCATTTTATTCAAAGAACTGGGTTACGTTAGAGGCGTCGTTCTGCAAGGCGAAACCGTGAGGAGCTGATCAAATTGGTTAATCAAAACTCTCTTGTTGATGAACGCTAGAATCAAGATGGAGAGGAAGGTCATTTTTGGAAGGCTTctaatatttatatatttatttgcTTTTCATATTTGTCTATGATGTTTCCTAATAATTTTTTAATTGCCACATGTAAAATCAATGAAGTGTGAAAAAGTAATTCAACAAATGAAGAGGAAATCTTGGGCTACCCCCGTGATGGTTCGCCCTTCGAGTGTTCTAACACCCGTCTGTTCCCACTAGAGTGACAAAGCGATTAAACTGGCCTTCCTCAATGGGTTTATAGAAGCCTCAAGGTGGAAACGTCGCGGTTCCTAACCCATATGTTGAAATTCTCTAGGATACTCGAAGGGTGTCAAGCACTTCAGATATTTTACCCTCGAATTTGGGTTTTTCAGCTCCCATCTTCTTGACCCGGCCAAGACCTCGTACTCTAAGGGATAAAGGCATACATTCCAGAGAATGATTTCTTTTACCATGCCAATCTGAGTGATGGCACTCTTGAGAAGGAATTATCGACTCTAGCATACTATACTTAACAAGCCTTTGTCGTTCTGGCCATTGGTGGAGCTGATTGTAGGAAGGTTCTTATGGTCGATCAACTTCGTAAGGAAAGACAAATGTTGCATGGCACTGTTGGTGATCTGATGCTTCAACACAACATGTACTTGCAAGAGGTAAAAACGACAGCTACTTTTATTATCAAGATAGGTTCCGCTTTTAGTTCTTTCAAATTCTCTAGCTCCTTAGTTGATCAAGTAAAGCTAATACAGTAGGAAGAAGCTTAGAAGAACGAAGCATTGGCTTCAATTCAAGTGTCACTATCTTCTATGAAAGAATCTCTTTCTACAACCCAAGGAAATCTCAAGAATTTGCGCCTTGAAAATATCAATTTAGCTCAAGATTCTGATCTCTTTGAGAATGCTTTATTTCAAGTGGAGCACTTATATCCTCCTTTGTGCATTTTGAGGGAGCAAGCTCGCTTGAATCAGATAGTTGAATATGTGAAAATTATTTCACTCAGAGATACACCATGTTCTTctatttttttaatgttcattCTCAATATGTCCAACATATGTATAAGTGTGAAAACCTGCATGGAAGAACATGTATGTATGAGTCTTATATTTGGATATCTCTATTGCGGGATAGAGGTTTGCATGTAATATCCCAAGTATGCTTCTTCTAGACTTAGATTTTACTTTATGAGGTTTTAGCTCAAAGTTTATTAGACGTCTCTCGCGCTGTTCTCGGCCAAAGGTCGATACCCTTCCCCCCAATTGAAGACCTGGTTCGAGGTCAACGTATGGCGGACCCACCCCTTGCCACTTTCTTTGTATGAGTGGTTTTTCCACTTTCATTGTGTATGTTCTTTGAATTGTGGGATTTCGATTGCCTTAGTCACACACCTCCAGCATTCATGACAACACCCCTGAGTCTTTGTAGTGGGATTTTAATTTCCTTGTTCATACCTCAGACTCATCGTTACCTTTAAAATACACAAAGAAAAGAGATATTTTAGTATACCATTCTTATTTCTTTAATCAAAATGACCATAACATATTATGATGAAGTAATTATATTTGATACAAAATTATTAAAATAACCGGGTGGGCTTGCCGCCACTTATTTTCCCCCGGGGAACTCCCACTGACTTTAGTTTGCTTGGATCAGCCACTTTTGTATGTCTGGATGAGGTGACCTACTTTACTTGTATATATTCATATCTCTTAACTGGTCGACCGAGGAGGTTATGTTGATCTTCAGGGCTTTGCACTCCCTCTTCTTTCTAGTCTTGTTGCAAGGATTTGTAGATTCTCTTCGCTCCATAAAGATCGGTTTTTACTGTGACTGGTTCATCATGGATGTTGTGAAACTTTAGCTTCAGGTGAACCAGGGATTCCACTACATCTAAGTTTGTCACAAAGGGTTTTCTGAGGATACAATTTTAGACGTTTTTGCTAGGAACCACCAGAAACTAAGAGGCAATTGCTCTAACATCTCTCCCTTCGCTGACGATAATCATCAACTCGACGTACCCCTAAGGGCAAGTCGTCATGCCATTGAAGGCATGAAAATTGGATCCCTTATAAGGCCACAACTTTTATTTCTATAGGCCCATTTTCACGAAAGCTTTCGAGTACATCATGTCACAAGAGCTGCCATCGTCAATAAATATTCTGGAAACATCAAAATGGCCAATCATGGCCGTTATGACCAACAAAAAGATTTCTTTTGAGATCCCCTACCTTTTCAGCATCTTGAAAACCGAGTATCAAATTTTTGGAGCCCTTTGTTGATATACCTTTGTCTCTTTGGACGTGGCATTTGCTTGCGGGGTGCCTCCCGTGATGGATGCAATGTGTTGGCATTTCCCTTTGTCCACCTCTTTTTATTCAATGTTTATTTCCTTACCCATGGTCATGAAATCAATTGTTTAACATGGGACTTCTTATTATTTGGGGAATCATCTCAGTCCCTCTTGCCATCTTAAATGTACTCAGACATATAACCTATCTTGATTAGTCTCTCGATTACGTCTTTCAGCTGGATGGAGTTATTGGTGTTGTGGTCGTGACTTTTATGGAAACAAAAATGTTTTGACTTCTTAGCCCGAGAGGATTCTCTAACCGGGAAGGGATTCTTTAACCCTGATTTCCTGAACTCTATGTTGGCACATTCTTTCCAGATTTTCTCCCGGTAGGTGTTAAGAGAAATTTTCGCGGTCACCTTCTTCTTTGCACCAGTTGGATTTCTTTCCTGATGATCGGTTGTAACATATGTTGCAAGTGCCCAATTTCCCCAAGGGTGATAAGTTTCCCCTCATAATTAATAAAGGGTTAAGCCATATTCAACAGATCTTTCAAGTTTTGGGCTTCTTTCTGTCCCAATTTCTCTCTAAAGGTGTTGTTCTGCCTCAAGCCTCTTTCAAAAATCCAACACTTCAGGCTTTTATCGAATCCTCCCACCTCTACAACTACTTTTGTAAAGTTGTCGATATACAATCACAAACTCTCCttcttatcttggatgctcatgtTAAGTACGACTATCTCTTTCGGAAGCTAAAATGAGTTGTGAAGTTCTCGCATGTGTGGTCCATGATTCTAGATTTCGTTAGGCTGAGATTTAAACAAAATCCTAGTTGATCTGGTTAGAGTTAGTGCAACTATTTTTCACTTTACAACATCGCCAACATGATAGTAATCTAGACAATCATCTACATGCTCCACGTGCTTGTTTGGATCTCCAATTCCATCGTAACTCTAGATCTTTGGAAGTTTCTCCTGTGGCTTCAGGATACAACTATCTATAAAACGAGCATGAAAAGGATTATTCTTTCACCATTTGCGGGAGGACTTTCCTATGGTTCTTCTTCCCTCTAAGGGCGACGACCTCAGAAGAAGTGTGTTTGCCATCATCCTTTAGGATCATAAGGAGGAGTTTAGTGTATCTGGATTCTTCGGTGGCTTGGAGATTTTGGAACCTCTTCCCAGTGAGATGTTGTTGGTTTGATTCCTCCATAAAACAAATTTTGTATTGTGTTGTTTTTCGGATTTGCATGATGCAAGATTTCTTCGATGCGAAGTAATATTTCCACAGAGGCTTGCAAATTTTGTTGTTGAACCATATTATTAACATTGTTCAGGAATTCATTAGTACGTTGTACATCGAGATTAGCTTGCAATAGTTGGGAACTAAGGAGCGTTTCTAGTCTTGGTATTGTTGGCGCCGCTAGAGGCCTGAGCGATAGTTTTCCAAGCTGAAACTATGAAGTGAATCCTAGGAACGGAAGAGGGTGAAAGACTCCTTGAGATGTCTTGGGCTCGACAAAATCTTGAGGTGACAGTCCGGATGGGGAATTCATGAGGACTTGATCGCCACTTATTTGAGGGAGAGGTGGTGGATCATTGGCAACTCGAGCGGTGGCGGCTGCAATTGCTTCGCGTTGTACATCAAAATAAGTAGCTTTAGAACCTACCATCACTGATGGATCTGGAAGGATATCTGAGAAATAACTAATCGTCAATTGGAGAGGATCAAGAATAGAGACCTGCATTTTATACTTAAGATATCTAAATTTCTAGGTCAAGGAAGCTTTAATTCAATGAATCGAGGGATGAATGTTTGAATGTGAAAAATGCGGGAATCAAATATCAATTCCCACAAATGACACCATTATTCCGTACTGGAATTAGACTCGATTGGTGAACAATTGATGTGGATCGCAACGGTGGACTCGAGCTTCTGATATGGTGGAGAAGAGACTGACATGCAATGTTAGAACTCAAAAGCCCAAGTCACTATGAGAGTAAGATGAAGCAAATGAGATTTGAATTCAAATTACCTAAGAAATGACATGTTCTCCCTTTTATAGTAAGGCGGTTACAACTGCTTACTACGATGTCTGATTGATCTTTACTAGGAATTGTTCGCTTCCTCGCCTAAGATAACGTACATGTCTAGCACGTGATCTGGCGAGTCTTTTCGCTTATGTGTTGTGGTTATTAGGCCTTCTGAGTGCCCCTGAACAATAtttatttagtttatttttaaaattcaattATCTAATTTGATTCAAGCTGTTTTTAAAAAATGACataaaaatacattttaataatatttgttttttttttttttaccgTTTTTAATATCTTTTTAACCAATTTATAActtttatttgaatcattttATATTTGAACAACTCTAGTCATAACTCTACCAAATTATAGAAAGAATAATTTCCTTAGATTTTTAATCATTATTTATACCATACCAAAAAAAACTTGTTTATTCTTTTAAATATTTCCGAAGAAAtagttaaaaaaaaaaaaaaaaaaaaaactaagtTCCCTCGTCATAAATCTAAGGAACAAAAATATCAACATCGTCCTATGAGTGAAGTTACTATAAGAAGCCAAGTGGTAGTACTTGTAACATTAGCCAAAGCGACCAACACGTTTCCAGCACACACAAAAAAAGAAGCATAGCCTCAAAAGCTCTTAAAGACAAGGACTTATCCACCATAACTTTCACAGATTTTTCAAGGAATAATCTTCTCTACAAATACCTCTCCTATACCAAGCAACCTCATCACAATAACAACACTTTGTTAATTTCTGGTATCGATCTCAAAACAAGAAATTATGGACAACTACTACAACAACAGCTCCTATGGTGGTCAAGGGAAACAACATCGTCCCGGCCAGAACCATTCGAATAGCGAGCTTTTCTCCTCTGCTAAGGTGTTGTCGGAAGCAGCACAGTCCGTTTACAACCATGAACCTGGCAAGATGGACAAGGCCAAGGTTGCAGTTGCCGCATCTAATATCTTAGGTGCAGCCGGTGTTGATGAGAGTAAGGGCTTTGGCAAGTACGTTGACAAAACCGCTGTTTATCTTAATAAACACGACTCTTCCTATGGTAACACCGGAGGAAAAACTGGTCATTCTGGTGGTGGATTCGGTGGAAGTGGTGGTTATGGAAATAAAGTTACTGAACATTCAGAGAGTGGCTATGGACGTTATGGTGGTGGTTATAATAGGAATAATGAAAGTGGGTATGGAAGTGGACGTTATGGTGGCAGTGGTGGTTATGGGAATAATAATGAGAGTAGATATGGAGGTGAACGCTACGGGGCTAGTGGTGGTTATGGGAATATTAACGACGGTGGTTATGGAGGTTATGGAAATAATAATGAGAGTGGTTATGGAGTTAGACGTTCGGGTTATGGTGCTGCTGATAACCGTTATGAGAGTGGATATGGTGACGGAGTACGATCAAGCGGTGGTTATGGAGAACAAAACTATTCTGGTGGAGGCTATGGATATGGAGGGAACTCTGGTGGTGGATATGGTGAAGAACGTTCTGGAAGAGGGTACGGTAGGGATGGTGGCGATAGTCGCTCCGGTGGT includes these proteins:
- the LOC127119629 gene encoding stress protein DDR48 is translated as MDNYYNNSSYGGQGKQHRPGQNHSNSELFSSAKVLSEAAQSVYNHEPGKMDKAKVAVAASNILGAAGVDESKGFGKYVDKTAVYLNKHDSSYGNTGGKTGHSGGGFGGSGGYGNKVTEHSESGYGRYGGGYNRNNESGYGSGRYGGSGGYGNNNESRYGGERYGASGGYGNINDGGYGGYGNNNESGYGVRRSGYGAADNRYESGYGDGVRSSGGYGEQNYSGGGYGYGGNSGGGYGEERSGRGYGRDGGDSRSGGGYGYVY